A genome region from bacterium includes the following:
- a CDS encoding SDR family oxidoreductase translates to MQVLAADVFAGHRALVTGGGTGLGLEIARALARRGAWVAIASRDPKHHAGFLAEAEAAGWRARAAVLDVREPAAARRVCAAIGEDWGRLDLLVNNAAGNFVRPALALPAKGWQAVIDIALSGVFYCSQAAARLMRAQPNGGAIVNIIAPYAWTGCPGVVHSVAAKAGVLAMSKSLAVEWAPYRIRVNCVAPGPFDSEGAAARLWPTPERRAAVAAQIPSGRFADPVEVAQAVLFLASPAAASITGATLAVDGGWSLGKGLAGELDPEAVQRRRD, encoded by the coding sequence ATGCAGGTCCTGGCGGCAGACGTCTTCGCGGGACACCGGGCCCTCGTCACGGGCGGCGGCACGGGGCTCGGCCTCGAGATCGCCCGGGCGCTCGCCCGGCGCGGCGCCTGGGTCGCGATCGCCAGCCGCGACCCCAAGCACCACGCCGGCTTTCTCGCCGAGGCCGAGGCCGCCGGCTGGCGCGCGCGCGCGGCGGTGCTCGACGTGCGGGAGCCGGCCGCCGCGCGCCGGGTCTGCGCGGCGATCGGCGAGGACTGGGGCCGCCTGGACCTCTTGGTCAACAACGCCGCCGGCAACTTCGTGCGGCCGGCGCTCGCCCTGCCGGCCAAGGGCTGGCAGGCCGTCATCGACATCGCGCTGTCGGGGGTCTTCTACTGCTCGCAGGCGGCGGCGCGCCTGATGCGCGCGCAGCCGAATGGGGGTGCGATCGTCAACATCATCGCGCCCTACGCCTGGACGGGTTGCCCCGGCGTGGTCCATTCGGTGGCGGCGAAAGCAGGGGTGCTCGCGATGAGCAAGAGCCTCGCCGTGGAGTGGGCGCCCTATCGCATCCGCGTGAACTGCGTGGCGCCGGGGCCCTTCGACAGCGAAGGCGCGGCGGCGCGGCTCTGGCCGACGCCGGAGCGGCGCGCGGCGGTCGCGGCGCAGATCCCCAGCGGCCGCTTCGCCGATCCGGTCGAGGTGGCGCAGGCCGTGCTCTTCCTCGCCTCGCCGGCCGCGGCCTCGATCACGGGGGCGACGCTCGCCGTCGACGGCGGCTGGTCCCTCGGCAAGGGCCTGGCCGGCGAGCTGGACCCGGAGGCGGTCCAGCG